A genomic window from Synechococcus sp. CBW1107 includes:
- a CDS encoding sugar ABC transporter substrate-binding protein, translated as MTKPLLNRPFHPGRRWSRRELMGGALLALLAGCGVRRSSGPELQFWTLDLAPKFNDYLRGVISAWEQENPGLKVRWTDVPWGSVERKLLAAVFARTAPDVVNLNPLFAANLASKGGLMDLDPLLPPGASATYLPLIWQASRQGGRQFAIPWYLTARISLSNSDLLTQAGYSQPPGRWEEVPAFAEAVRRRTGKYALFVTVVPDDSAELLESMVQMGVTLQDRRQRAAFNTPAGRRAFAFWSDLYRRGLLPREVVSQGYRRAVELYQSGELALLSSGAEFLRSIQTNAPGIAAVTRPGPPLTGPDGLANVAVMNLAVSRQSTKAKQALSFALYLTNAANQARFAEEARVLPSARQALERIEQGLRRQTPADAQERLVRQARLQSAETLGRARVLVPATPGVKRLQAILYRQLQRAMLGQIESDQALAEAERDWNAYAEARWP; from the coding sequence ATGACGAAACCTTTGCTGAATCGGCCCTTCCATCCCGGACGACGCTGGAGCCGGCGTGAGTTGATGGGCGGCGCCCTGCTCGCCCTGCTGGCCGGCTGTGGGGTCCGTCGCTCCAGCGGACCGGAACTGCAGTTCTGGACCCTTGATCTGGCACCGAAGTTCAACGACTACCTGCGTGGGGTCATCTCCGCCTGGGAACAGGAGAATCCGGGCCTCAAGGTGCGCTGGACGGATGTGCCCTGGGGGTCGGTGGAGCGCAAGCTGCTGGCGGCGGTGTTCGCCCGCACGGCACCGGATGTGGTGAACCTGAATCCGCTGTTCGCGGCCAACCTCGCCAGCAAGGGCGGTCTGATGGATCTGGATCCGCTCCTGCCTCCGGGGGCCTCCGCCACCTACCTGCCCCTGATCTGGCAGGCCAGCCGCCAGGGCGGCAGGCAGTTCGCCATTCCCTGGTACCTCACGGCGAGGATTTCCCTCAGCAACAGCGACCTGCTCACCCAGGCGGGGTATAGCCAGCCCCCCGGCCGCTGGGAGGAGGTGCCGGCCTTTGCCGAGGCCGTCAGGCGCCGCACCGGCAAGTACGCCCTGTTCGTCACGGTGGTGCCCGATGACTCGGCCGAGCTGCTGGAGTCGATGGTGCAGATGGGGGTGACCCTGCAGGATCGGCGCCAGCGGGCTGCCTTCAACACTCCGGCTGGCCGCCGGGCGTTTGCGTTCTGGAGCGACCTCTACAGACGGGGACTTCTGCCTCGGGAGGTGGTGAGCCAGGGCTACCGCCGGGCCGTGGAGCTCTACCAGAGTGGTGAACTGGCCCTGCTCTCCAGCGGCGCCGAGTTCCTGCGCAGCATTCAGACCAATGCCCCCGGCATTGCCGCCGTCACCCGGCCGGGGCCGCCCCTGACGGGCCCCGACGGCCTGGCGAACGTGGCGGTGATGAACCTGGCCGTCTCACGCCAGAGCACGAAGGCGAAGCAGGCGCTCAGCTTTGCCCTCTACCTCACCAATGCCGCCAACCAGGCCCGCTTTGCCGAGGAAGCCCGGGTGCTCCCTTCGGCGAGGCAGGCCCTGGAGCGCATCGAGCAGGGATTGCGCCGGCAGACCCCCGCGGATGCCCAGGAGCGGCTGGTGCGGCAGGCGCGGTTGCAGTCGGCGGAGACCCTCGGCCGGGCGCGGGTGCTGGTGCCAGCCACTCCGGGGGTGAAGCGGTTGCAGGCGATCCTTTACCGCCAGCTGCAGCGGGCGATGCTTGGCCAGATCGAGAGCGATCAGGCCCTGGCGGAAGCGGAGCGCGACTGGAACGCGTATGCCGAAGCCCGCTGGCCCTGA
- the rpaB gene encoding response regulator transcription factor RpaB, protein MPLEADPQQRQGESSPESSTEPRGTVLVVDDEATVRRVLVMRLQLAGYRVVCAEDGEQALALFHDEQPDLVVLDVMLPKLDGFAVCRRLRAESCVPIIFLSALDAIAERVAGLDLGADDYLPKPFSPKELEARIATILRRVGRGSAAAEPRNVPAGQGVMRVGDLVVDTNRRQVTREGERIGLTYTEFSLLELLFRDPGRVVPRAEILEQLWGYPPRRAADLRVVDVYVARLRGKLEPDPRNPELILTVRGTGYASQRMAEAAVAATA, encoded by the coding sequence ATGCCCCTGGAAGCGGATCCCCAGCAGCGGCAGGGTGAGTCTTCCCCGGAGTCCTCGACAGAACCCCGTGGCACCGTGCTGGTGGTCGACGACGAGGCCACGGTGCGCCGTGTTCTGGTGATGCGCCTGCAACTGGCCGGTTACCGGGTGGTCTGCGCCGAGGATGGTGAGCAGGCCCTTGCCCTGTTCCACGACGAGCAGCCCGACCTGGTGGTGCTCGACGTGATGCTGCCCAAGCTGGATGGCTTCGCGGTCTGCCGCAGGCTGCGGGCCGAGTCCTGTGTGCCGATCATCTTTCTCTCGGCGCTTGATGCCATCGCTGAACGGGTGGCCGGCCTGGATCTCGGCGCCGACGACTATCTGCCCAAACCGTTCAGCCCCAAGGAGCTCGAGGCCCGGATCGCCACCATCCTGCGGCGGGTGGGCAGAGGCTCCGCCGCCGCCGAACCCCGCAACGTGCCTGCCGGGCAGGGGGTGATGCGGGTGGGCGATCTGGTGGTCGACACCAATCGCCGCCAGGTCACCCGCGAGGGTGAGCGCATCGGCCTCACCTACACCGAATTCAGCCTCCTGGAGCTGCTCTTCCGTGATCCCGGCCGGGTGGTGCCGCGAGCCGAGATCCTCGAGCAGCTCTGGGGGTATCCCCCCCGCCGTGCCGCCGACCTGCGCGTGGTCGATGTCTACGTGGCCCGCCTGCGCGGCAAGCTCGAGCCCGATCCACGCAACCCCGAGCTGATCCTCACGGTGCGAGGCACCGGTTATGCCTCCCAGCGGATGGCCGAGGCGGCCGTTGCGGCCACGGCCTGA